CCAATTGCGCCGCTTGCTGAGTCGGGCCAAAACAACGCAAACCTGCCGCCCGGAATTTATCCACAATGCCTTTGGAAAGCGGTGCTTCGGGGCCAACCACCGTCAGCTCAATCGCGTGTTGCTGCGCGTATGCCAGCAAAGCATCCACGTCTTCCGCCGCAATCGGCACATTGCGCATATTGGGTTCTAACGCCGTGCCCGCGTTACCGGGAGCAACCAACACCTCGCTTACCCGCCCAGACTGTGCAATTTTCCATGCCAGCGCATGTTCACGCCCACCGCCACCTACTACCAGCACTTTCATGTGTTACTCCCGTTGCATCCTGAAAAACGCACCATTAAAGCGGGATTAGGTAGCCGTTTCAAGCGTTCATGCGTTTAATTGTCAGTAAGTTGAGGCCGGAAACACCGCGCATAAAGGAATAGCCGGGATATGAATCACTATTGTTACTATGGATGCTTGTTCATCGCTGCCGCATTAATGGGATGCGGGCAAAAAACCCACCCATCAGCACCCGCCAGCCGCGTGATCGCCACCTTGTACGCCGTACACACCGACACGGAGGCCGTCCCCTGTTATCGCTTACCCGATGCAACCTCGCCCGCTGTCCTCCACCTGCGTGATCAACAACAAGTTGCATTGGTATCGCCACAAGGCAGCATGGTGCAACAAGGTGAAAATTACTGGTTGCACGTTTACCCCCGTGTCGAGCCACGCCCCGCTTGTTACCTGAATGTACGCCACCTGATGCCACTGGCTTGAACACTCTGGTATCCTCACGGTTTTCTCCAGCCACAAGCGATCACCATGAGTCATACCGTTCAAGCCAATAGCCGCATTCGCTGGCGTTACCAGTTATTCCTCGCCGAGGGGCATAAGGTGGAAGCCAGCGCAGACCCGGCTGGCGACATTTTGCAACTGGGAAAAGGTGACATTCACCCCAATCTGGAAAGTGCCCTGATCGGTTTGCCCCAAGGCGAACCCATCCGCTTGATTATTATGGCGGATCAAGCCTTCGGCTATCCTGACCCGGATGCCATTCAAACCTTGGCACGCGATGAATTCCCCGCCGACTGGCAGCTAAACGTCGGGCAAATCATCAGCTTTGCGCTACCGTCAGGGCAAGAAATCCCCGGCAAAGTGCGCGACATCAGTGTTGATAGCGTGGTCGTCGATTTCAACCATCCGCTGGCTGGGCATAACATCACCTTTGAACTGGAAATCCTCGACATTTTGGAAGCCTAAGCCATGAAACATTCCAACGCTACCTACATCGCCCAAACCCGTTGCTGGCTGGAAAACGTTGTCCTCAAACACAACCTCTGCCCCTTCGCACACAAGCCGTTCAAAAGCGGGCAAATCCGCTTTGTTGTCACCGATTCCGCCCGCCCCGAATTTTTGCTGGAAGATTTGCAGTATGAA
The DNA window shown above is from Candidatus Thiothrix sulfatifontis and carries:
- a CDS encoding FKBP-type peptidyl-prolyl cis-trans isomerase, whose amino-acid sequence is MSHTVQANSRIRWRYQLFLAEGHKVEASADPAGDILQLGKGDIHPNLESALIGLPQGEPIRLIIMADQAFGYPDPDAIQTLARDEFPADWQLNVGQIISFALPSGQEIPGKVRDISVDSVVVDFNHPLAGHNITFELEILDILEA